The Juglans regia cultivar Chandler chromosome 2, Walnut 2.0, whole genome shotgun sequence genome includes a window with the following:
- the LOC108987173 gene encoding uncharacterized protein LOC108987173 isoform X3: MFVKSAFDGVKKNWFLGVDASRSAEHGENQYSLVPAIENNLLRCFGIKNGTSFDRIDLPHDGPLKRQSNYDDSSLPLVESNHNAKENVPIADRYGSSESSRGVLKEKDASFTGVDKDASQQDIIIPEKSLVDAGREVSCDMRMGIKDIADEPCRSSSSNTSRRLVSKIKKTDYLSKETEVTEKHGNCMTGNFNNDVDLKCKKSLEEASQVRLHGKRKRKIEKKDEDEDSSEGKTALTCNSNKKNSKAVGTSQHSMGDKLKTNATLDTIFTEPVEDVHLLETGSRSGKSKKRRKKSSNSINHVLGEVPSAGKDAGENSSATVVIKHKVLGEEPGATSVPRQGVQEAATSELCGISIMEKQVDPVHKVEEINKLPLSLVHKQKANATVECLASEPFENVHLVGGSDSGSGKKKRKKKSSNSSTQVDAAVPSCEKVVGEESSRVAVGINLEDSSNEPHLDGDIVQDAMTSERCGLSLKEKQCDPFPEIGDHDKVPDINTCDTSAGNVNSNDDASDEETAVGVGKMKNSKDSCIFELKGFKGPSSLRNDIELSRPENGVPNDEDDCETGLTNRVYVERESSHNRVSKGILSKKFKPPSQNETDTNAKEVIATSESLNGTGILKDRKSVKKGRKKRKIEDSIEGTLMKSHLEHAKCSEHDISSTEPHKTINGDDYSCKDKQEERDFSPVKGKEVSKSKTVSTCVLGAGWETREVNGDVVESLQHISKAQANSESTDDKMRKKLSKTKTVKASLFSTGRETCNALEDEVDSFQKIGKTQANAENVDEKRKFKKKKNSAAQDTGHHSSTPLADNQRKAEASSKMRNENQGSVGKLLASNTITMQLQGSVSKDECAKHMLHLGKNQILKISRSEDSVGGKPNKSGVEHVKSSEHDIFASHFCETVIGDHSSVNAKKEGNFSLTKGKASKAKTLITSLFGAGQETSDVNVDGVESSLHNSETQADAENGNEKMRKKSKKKLNSATKSLPVREDGHRDSIPSTNNQSEVEASTKMKNEKEGNGGKSEAAKSSTTTQLLGSLSKDERAEHMLQPENKLLKVSMRSGTIAPLIGKSDKLTSLPEDARRLSIADAVLTSINSEKKSEAFAVSKSNLGNSKKTVDQNKLGNKSQSGVGQAVRKASLNDAGEVVNRSEHDKSLLAKSGRIFNDYSSGSSEDGGVRNSDSSTRTPSANSFSSDYSDGESNANLNSPQHGSYDSKRKNSGGRSIRKAKSSSRAKSLTLDTILRSSSRYKKAKQTAVQSELEDTESQPVDYVPDSLVDI, encoded by the exons ATGTTTGTAAAAAGTGCTTTTGATGGGGTCAAGAAGAATTGGTTTCTTGGTGTTGATGCTTCTCGTTCGGCGGAGCATGGTGAAAATCAATATTCCCTTGTTCCTGCCATTGAAAACAATCTATTACGCTGTTTTGGCATCAAGAATGGTACTTCTTTTGATAGGATTGATCTTCCTCATGATGGTCCACTGAAAAGGCAATCCAATTATGATGATTCATCACTGCCGCTAGTTGAGAGCAACCATAATGCGAAAGAGAATGTTCCTATTGCTGACCGGTATGGTTCCAGTGAATCTAGTAGAggagttttaaaagaaaaggatgCTTCATTTACTGGAGTTGACAAAGATGCATCACAGCAGGATATTATAATTCCAGAAAAGTCCTTAGTTGATGCAGGTAGAGAAGTTTCATGTGATATGAGGATGGGAATAAAAGACATTGCTGATGAACCTTGCAGGAGTTCGTCTTCCAACACAAGTAGGAGGTTGGTTTCTAAAATAAAGAAGACTGACTATCTGAGCAAGGAGACTGAAGTTACAGAAAAACATGGAAATTGCATGACTGGAAATTTCAATAATGATGTTGATTTGAAATGCAAGAAGTCTTTGGAGGAAGCTTCACAAGTGAGACTTCATGGAAAGAGAAAGCGTAAGATTGAAAAGAAAGACGAAGATGAAGATTCGTCGGAAGGAAAGACAGCTTTGACTTgcaattctaataaaaaaaactccaagGCAGTGGGTACATCTCAGCACTCCATGGGGGACAAACTGAAGACCAATGCCACCTTAGACACTATATTTACTGAACCAGTTGAGGATGTCCATTTGTTGGAAACTGGTTCAAGAAGTGGGAAGAGCAAGAAAAGGCGAAAGAAATCTTCAAATTCTATTAATCATGTGCTGGGTGAAGTTCCTTCTGCTGGGAAAGATGCTGGAGAAAATTCTAGTGCTACTGTGGTAATTAAACACAAGGTTTTAGGTGAAGAACCTGGTGCAACATCAGTTCCTAGACAAGGTGTCCAGGAGGCTGCAACTTCTGAACTTTGTGGAATCTCTATAATGGAAAAGCAGGTTGATCCAGTCCATAAAGTggaagaaattaataaattacccCTTTCATTAGTGCACAAACAGAAGGCAAATGCCACCGTTGAATGTTTAGCTTCTGAACCTTTCGAGAATGTACATTTGGTAGGAGGAAGTGACTCAGGCagtgggaaaaagaaaaggaaaaagaaatcttCAAATTCGTCTACTCAAGTAGATGCTGCTGTTCCATCTTGTGAGAAAGTTGTTGGGGAAGAAAGTTCTAGGGTCGCTGTGGGAATTAATCTGGAGGATTCAAGTAATGAACCACATTTAGATGGAGACATTGTTCAGGATGCAATGACTTCTGAACGCTGTGGGCTCTCTCTGAAGGAAAAGCAGTGTGATCCCTTCCCTGAAATTGGGGATCATGATAAAGTGCCAG ATATCAACACGTGTGACACTAGTGCTGGGAATGTCAATAGCAACGACGATGCATCTGATGAAGAAACAGCAGTTGGAgttggaaaaatgaaaaattcaaagGATAGTTGTATTTTTGAGTTGAAAGGATTCAAAGGGCCTAGTAGTCTCCGAAATGACATTGAGCTTTCCAGGCCCGAGAATGGTGTCCCTAATGATGAGGATGATTGTGAAACTGGTTTGACTAATAGAGTTTATGTGGAAAGAGAATCATCACATAATAGAGTCTCAAAAGGAATACTGTCAAAAAAGTTCAAACCACCCAGTCAGAATGAAACAGATACAAATGCTAAAGAAGTGATTGCCACTTCTGAATCGTTAAATGGGACTGGAATCCTAAAGGATAGGAAATCAGTTAagaaaggaaggaagaagaggaaaattgAGGATTCAATTGAAGGGACACTAATGAAATCTCATCTTGAGCATGCTAAATGTTCTGAACATGACATATCTTCAACTGAGCCTCATAAAACTATAAATGGTGATGATTACAGTTGCAAAGATAAGCAAGAAGAAAGGGATTTTTCTCCAGTAAAGGGGAAAGAAgtatcaaaatcaaaaacagTTAGTACTTGTGTTCTGGGTGCCGGTTGGGAAACTCGTGAGGTCAATGGAGATGTGGTGGAGTCCTTGCAGCATATCAGCAAAGCCCAAGCAAATTCAGAGAGTACGGATgacaaaatgagaaagaaattatcaaaaacaaaaacagtaaAGGCTTCTCTTTTTTCTACAGGAAGGGAAACCTGTAATGCCCTGGAAGATGAGGTAGATTCCTTCCAGAAAATTGGCAAAACTCAAGCAAATGCAGAGAATGTGGATGAGAAAAGgaaatttaagaagaaaaagaattctGCTGCTCAAGACACTGGTCATCACAGTTCAACGCCTTTAGCTGATAATCAAAGGAAGGCAGAAGCTTCTTctaaaatgagaaatgagaatcAAGGAAGTGTAGGAAAATTGCTTGCCAGCAACACTATCACCATGCAATTACAAGGATCAGTATCAAAGGATGAATGTGCAAAGCACATGCTTCACCTTGGAAAGAAccagattttaaaaatttccaGAAGCGAAGATTCAGTTGGAGGAAAACCGAATAAATCAGGTGTAGAGCATGTCAAAAGTTCTGAACATGACATATTTGCATCACACTTTTGTGAAACTGTAATTGGTGACCATTCCAGTGTGAATGCTAAAAAAGAAGGCAATTTTTCTCTAACAAAGGGAAAGGCATCAAAAGCAAAAACATTAATTACTTCCCTTTTTGGTGCTGGTCAGGAAACCAGTGATGTCAATGTAGATGGGGTGGAGTCCTCGCTGCATAACAGTGAAACTCAGGCAGATGCAGAGAATGGTAatgaaaaaatgagaaagaaatctAAGAAGAAACTAAATTCTGCTACAAAGAGCCTTCCAGTTCGAGAAGATGGTCATAGGGATTCAATACCTTCAACTAATAATCAAAGTGAGGTGGAGGCGTCAACTAAAATGAAAAACGAGAAGGAAGGGAATGGAGGTAAATCAGAAGCTGCCAAATCTAGCACCACCACCCAACTGCTAGGATCACTGTCAAAGGATGAAAGAGCAGAGCACATGCTTCAACCTGAAAATAAGCTTCTAAAAGTTTCTATGAGAAGTGGGACAATAGCTCCACTAATCGGTAAGTCTGATAAGCTCACTTCACTTCCTGAAGATGCAAGAAGGCTCAGTATTGCCGATGCTGTGCTGACCAGCATTAATTCAGAGAAGAAAAGTGAAGCTTTTGCTGTGTCAAAGTCTAACTTGGGGAATTCTAAGAAGACAGTTGATCAAAACAAATTAGGTAACAAGAGTCAATCAGGCGTTGGCCAGGCTGTTAGAAAAGCTTCTCTTAACGATGCCGGGGAAGTTGTAAATAGATCAGAACATGACAAGAGCTTGTTAGCCAAATCAGGAAGAATTTTCAACGATTATTCTAGTGGGAGTTCTGAAGATGGAGGAGTCAGAAATTCGGATTCCAGCACCAGAACTCCGTCAGCTAATTCATTTTCATCTGACTATTCTGATGGAGAAAGCAATGCAAATCTGAACTCACCGCAGCATG GATCTTATGactcaaaaagaaagaacagtGGTGGAAGAAGCATCAGAAAAGCAAA AAGCTCTTCAAGGGCCAAGAGTTTGACCTTAGATACAATCCTCAGAAGTTCGAGCAGATACAAGAAAGCTAAGCAAACAGCCGTTCAATCAGAGCTTGAGGACACCGAAAGTCAGCCTGTTGATTATGTTCCAGACAGTCTGGTTGATATCTAG